A stretch of DNA from Flavobacteriaceae bacterium MAR_2009_75:
TCGTTTTGATGACCGATAGTACCAGTGCTGCCAAAGATTTTGCATTTAAAGAGAGTGGTTGTTTAATAACTGTTGAAGAATGTTGGGATTTTAACAGCTATTCGAACATCTTGAGAGTTAACAAGGCCATCAACAGGCATAAACCGGATGCCGTGCTTTACAATTTACAGTTTCTAAAATTCGGTGATAAAAAAATACCGGCAGCCCTCGGTCTAATTTTACCATACTTGACCAAGAAAAAAGGCATACCCACAATTTCGCTACTACATAATATTCTTGAAAAGGTAGATTTAGAAAATGCCGGTTTTACCAATAATAAAATTCTACAAAAACTTTATAATTTCATAGGTACGAACTTGACGCGCTTTATTTTAGCTTCTGATATCGTTGCAGTGACCATTAGCAAATATGTGTCGACGTTAGAAGCGAAATATAAGGCCAAGAACATAGCCCTAATTCCCCATGGTTCTTTTGAGACACCCCCTCAACCAGATTTTAATTTACCGGATGGCCCTAAACAAGTTATGGCCTTTGGTAAATTCGGTACCTACAAAAAGGTAGAGGTTCTTATTGAAGCCGTTGAAGTAATTCGTTCACGTACGCAAGAAAATATTGAAATAGTCATAGCAGGTACCGATAGCCCGAATACACCGGGATATCTCGATGAAATGAAAGAGAAATACGATCATGTAGATCAACTGAGGTTTACAGGCTACGTGGCCGAAGAAGATGTACCTGTTATCTTTGGTGAAAGTGCATTGGTTGTTTTTCCGTACACCTCAACAACCGGAAGTTCTGGCGTTTTGCACCAAGCGGGCAGTTACGGTAAAGCAGTAGCCCTACCAGATTTAGGAGATCTTAGTATACTCGTGCAAGAAGAAGGTTACCGGGGTGAATTCTTTCTACCTGAAAACAAAGAGTCGTTGGCCGATGCCATTGAAAAAATATTAATTGATAACGAGTATCGTACGCAGCTGGCAAAAGCCAATTATCAGGCAGCCTGTTCATTACCTATGAGTACGATTACAAAAATGTATATAGACTATTTCAAAGCTATACAAGCACAAAAATCTAAAGGACTATTAATAGATGTAAATGCCATAAAATTGCCCCCTGAAACTATAGAGGCTTAAGACAACAATCGAGCTTTTTATTGTAACGGAACAATCTTAAGTTGTTCCGTTTTTTTATTCTTGCGTGAGATATTTCATCGCTGCTTTTGGTTTACCATCCAGCCCGATACAACCGTAATGTTTTTGAGGCTGTTTTCTCCAAGGTCGCCAGCCTACCACTGAATTGGGTACTTGAGTAAAGTCGTAGAGAGTCCAAAATAAGAATGGAATATCAGCCTCTTTCAAAATAGACTGCATCTCTTTGTAGTACTCAGCTTGGTATTCATCTGAACCTCGAAAACCATTCCACAGGCCACTATATGAAGAAACCCCATACTCCTGCAGAACAATAGGCTTGTTACTATCTGTGACCGAAGATTTCAGCTTATCAAATGAACTTTTGAATTCGCTGATATCACGATAATAGTGAAATGATATAAAATCAAGCTTATCACTTAAGTTTATTGCTGCTTCAGGGGTCGCCCAACCTACAGTTATTGGGTGGTTTGGATCCCAACTCTGTACTTTTTCGTGCATTTTACCCAACCACGCCATTACCACACTTTTTTGCCTCGAATCAAAATCAAGGTCTGGCTCATTTTTTAAATCCCACGCCAATAGAGCAGGATGCTCTTTTAAAGCGTTCACTACTTGCTCGGCATGTCTGTGTGTCAAGGTCCAGTCGAAAACGTCATAATTTCCGTAAAAATCAAATAATGTAACCACGGCCATTAATTGGTTCTCATGGGCTATATCTAGCAACGACTTGACTTTTTCAAGTTTCTTTCCATCTACATGAGCGGCACCGAAATCTTCATACGGAATAAAAATTCGAATGGTATTCAAGCCCATATTCTTAATCAAACCAAAGTCTTTGGCAATCGTAGAATCGCTATACTTCTTACCAAAAACATCCCACGGAGTGTCTTGAGGATAGTAATTCAAGCCCTTCATGCTTTTTAGAAGGTTTTGAATGCTATCGGACAAAACCTCAGCTTGCTTTTGCCTAATTTCTGAGTTTTCTGCTTTAGTGAAATGTCTTATACGCCAGAAACCATCTTCTAATAGCATAATGACCTTATAGGAGGTAGTTTCCTCTTTTTCAAGAATCGGAACGCCATTATCATATGCCTCTTGATAGAGTTCAACATTGGTATCGGTAAAATAAATTTGGGTGCCATCGGCACTGTAAAAGTCTAGTTTAGGATTATGTTCTAACGTTGTTTGTTTGAAAGAAGACTTATTTGAACTGTTGTAATCAAGTATTTTAGAGACTTTCGCCTGGGCACTATCAGTAAAATAATCTTTTACCCCGTATCGATTATTACTGAACAGGGCGGTGTTTTTTACGTACCACCCGTTCAAATAGTCACGCTCTATCTTGGCCAAAGTTCGGGGTTCTATCGGGCGGCCCTCGACTCTTGATGTATCCCAGACAACTTTAGGTAAATATGTTTGAACT
This window harbors:
- a CDS encoding cellulase (glycosyl hydrolase family 5) — encoded protein: MNWNRLLIRIVLIISFVGVNALILFGISSVWSYLNTGADRSSRLHLNLEEVQTYLPKVVWDTSRVEGRPIEPRTLAKIERDYLNGWYVKNTALFSNNRYGVKDYFTDSAQAKVSKILDYNSSNKSSFKQTTLEHNPKLDFYSADGTQIYFTDTNVELYQEAYDNGVPILEKEETTSYKVIMLLEDGFWRIRHFTKAENSEIRQKQAEVLSDSIQNLLKSMKGLNYYPQDTPWDVFGKKYSDSTIAKDFGLIKNMGLNTIRIFIPYEDFGAAHVDGKKLEKVKSLLDIAHENQLMAVVTLFDFYGNYDVFDWTLTHRHAEQVVNALKEHPALLAWDLKNEPDLDFDSRQKSVVMAWLGKMHEKVQSWDPNHPITVGWATPEAAINLSDKLDFISFHYYRDISEFKSSFDKLKSSVTDSNKPIVLQEYGVSSYSGLWNGFRGSDEYQAEYYKEMQSILKEADIPFLFWTLYDFTQVPNSVVGWRPWRKQPQKHYGCIGLDGKPKAAMKYLTQE
- a CDS encoding glycosyltransferase involved in cell wall biosynthesis codes for the protein MKLAIVTAYPPSKVTLTEYGYYLVKHFRLQNEISEIVLMTDSTSAAKDFAFKESGCLITVEECWDFNSYSNILRVNKAINRHKPDAVLYNLQFLKFGDKKIPAALGLILPYLTKKKGIPTISLLHNILEKVDLENAGFTNNKILQKLYNFIGTNLTRFILASDIVAVTISKYVSTLEAKYKAKNIALIPHGSFETPPQPDFNLPDGPKQVMAFGKFGTYKKVEVLIEAVEVIRSRTQENIEIVIAGTDSPNTPGYLDEMKEKYDHVDQLRFTGYVAEEDVPVIFGESALVVFPYTSTTGSSGVLHQAGSYGKAVALPDLGDLSILVQEEGYRGEFFLPENKESLADAIEKILIDNEYRTQLAKANYQAACSLPMSTITKMYIDYFKAIQAQKSKGLLIDVNAIKLPPETIEA